One segment of Manihot esculenta cultivar AM560-2 chromosome 4, M.esculenta_v8, whole genome shotgun sequence DNA contains the following:
- the LOC110613220 gene encoding E3 ubiquitin-protein ligase WAV3 isoform X1 — translation MIDLKEMGSKWRKAKLALGLNMCLSVPHNLEQDSSPSPSRFSDAVSLSPAGSLSRGSTTPTPSSSGLRLSKSGTKSSKSTCAICLTAMKPGQGHAIFTAECSHAFHFHCITSNVKHGNQICPVCRAKWKEVPFQNPTSDISRGRQRINAVGWPRDDAWMTVLRRLPPARIDANRHISSLYHGQEPPIFDDDETIGQQREITERSASAKDDVDDPDSVGTVDVKTYPEVSAVSRSASHDNFTVLIHLKAPVTSQRQNSSSYHTELPENSRAPVDLVTVLDVSGSMAGTKLALLKRAMGFVIQNLGPSDRLSVVAFSSTARRLFPLRRMTEAGRQEALQAVNSLISNGGTNIAEGLRKGAKVIGDRKWKNSVASIILLSDGQDTYTITSPSGTHRRTDYKSLLPISLHQNGGTGFQIPVHTFGFGADHDAASMHSISEASGGTFSFIEAEGVIQDAFAQCIGGLLSVVVQELQVKVECVHRSLHIGSIKAGSYRTRIMGNARMGTVDVGDLYAEEERDFLVTVNIPVDRSVDQMSLLKVGCVYRDPITKDVVTLEGASQVTIQRPEVIGAQVVSMEVDRQQNRLHAAEAMAEARVAAENGDLARAVSVLDRCYKSLSETASAQAGDRLCVALCAELKEMQERMANRQVYETSGRAYVLSGLSSHSWQRATARGDSTDSTSLVQAYQTPTMVDMVTRSQTMLLGSPSSHRKLRQALSFPAARLEPR, via the exons ATGATAGATCTGAAAGAAATGGGAAGCAAATGGAGGAAAGCTAAACTGGCACTTGGCCTCAATATGTGTCTTTCTGTTCCTCATAATCTTGAGCAAGATTCCTCGCCGTCTCCTTCCAGATTCTCTGATGCCGTTTCACTCTCTCCTGCCGGTTCTCTTTCCCGTGGCTCCACTACTCCCACGCCGTCCTCTTCTGGCCTCCGCTTGTCCAAATCCGGGACCAAATCCTCTAAG AGTACTTGTGCAATATGCCTGACTGCCATGAAACCAGGACAGGGCCATGCTATTTTTACTGCAGAATGCTCGCATGCTTTCCACTTCCATTgcattacatctaatgtaaaaCATGGGAACCAGATTTGCCCAGTTTGCAGAGCAAAGTGGAAAGAAGTCCCCTTCCAAAATCCCACTTCTGATATTTCCCGCGGAAGACAAAGAATCAATGCAGTTGGCTGGCCTCGAGATGATGCCTGGATGACAGTTCTAAGACGGCTACCTCCTGCTCGGATAGATGCAAACCGACATATCTCATCGCTTTATCATGGCCAGGAACCACCTatatttgatgatgatgaaacCATAGGCCAGCAACGTGAGATTACTGAGAGAAGTGCATCTGCTAAAGATGATGTTGATGATCCTGATTCTGTGGGAACAGTAGATGTCAAAACATATCCAGAAGTTTCAGCTGTTTCAAGATCAGCCTCTCATGATAATTTTACTGTACTAATACATCTTAAGGCTCCTGTTACAAGTCAAAGGCAGAATAGCAGCAGTTATCATACTGAATTACCTGAAAATTCTCGTGCTCCAGTTGACCTAGTTACTGTTCTTGACGTTAGTGGAAGCATGGCAGGAACAAAGCTTGCTTTGCTAAAACGAGCTATGGGGTTTGTCATACAGAATCTTGGCCCTTCTGACCGACTCTCTGTCGTTGCCTTCTCGTCCACAGCCCGCCGCCTGTTTCCTCTTCGTCGCATGACTGAGGCTGGTAGGCAGGAAGCACTACAGGCGGTTAATTCCCTGATCTCTAATGGTGGAACAAACATTGCAGAAGGCCTTAGGAAAGGTGCCAAGGTGATAGGAGATCGAAAGTGGAAGAACTCAGTTGCCAGTATAATTCTGTTGTCTGATGGTCAGGATACATATACTATCACCAGTCCTAGTGGGACACATCGTAGAACAGATTACAAATCACTTCTTCCAATATCACTTCATCAGAATGGTGGCACAGGTTTCCAGATTCCTGTGCATACATTTGGGTTTGGTGCAGACCATGATGCTGCCTCAATGCATTCTATTTCTGAGGCTTCTGGGGGCACATTTTCATTCATAGAAGCCGAGGGTGTTATTCAGGATGCATTTGCGCAATGTATTGGAGGGCTGTTGAGTGTGGTAGTCCAGGAGCTACAGGTCAAAGTTGAGTGTGTTCACCGGAGCTTGCATATTGGTTCGATAAAAGCAGGTAGTTATCGAACCAGAATCATGGGTAATGCAAGAATGGGCACTGTTGATGTTGGCGACCTGTATGCGGAAGAAGAAAGGGATTTCTTGGTGACAGTCAATATTCCAGTTGATAGATCTGTTGATCAGATGTCATTGCTGAAAGTTGGATGTGTATATAGAGATCCAATAACAAAAGATGTGGTGACATTGGAGGGAGCTAGTCAAGTAACGATCCAGAGGCCTGAAGTAATTGGAGCACAAGTGGTGTCAATGGAAGTGGATAGGCAGCAAAACAGACTTCATGCAGCAGAGGCAATGGCCGAGGCTAGAGTCGCTGCTGAAAATGGTGATCTCGCTCGAGCAGTCTCTGTCTTGGATAGATGTTACAAATCATTGTCTGAAACTGCATCTGCACAGGCTGGTGACAGATTGTGTGTTGCATTGTGTGCTGAGTTAAAGGAAATGCAGGAAAGGATGGCAAACCGTCAGGTATACGAAACATCCGGAAGGGCTTACGTCTTATCAGGTTTGAGTTCACACTCATGGCAGAGAGCAACTGCACGAGGCGACTCGACCGATAGTACGAGTCTTGTGCAAGCTTACCAAACACCAACAATGGTCGATATGGTAACTCGATCTCAGACTATGTTGTTAGGGAGCCCATCATCTCATCGAAAACTTCGGCAAGCTCTGTCATTCCCGGCTGCTCGACTAGAACCAAGGTAA
- the LOC110613220 gene encoding E3 ubiquitin-protein ligase WAV3 isoform X2, whose product MKPGQGHAIFTAECSHAFHFHCITSNVKHGNQICPVCRAKWKEVPFQNPTSDISRGRQRINAVGWPRDDAWMTVLRRLPPARIDANRHISSLYHGQEPPIFDDDETIGQQREITERSASAKDDVDDPDSVGTVDVKTYPEVSAVSRSASHDNFTVLIHLKAPVTSQRQNSSSYHTELPENSRAPVDLVTVLDVSGSMAGTKLALLKRAMGFVIQNLGPSDRLSVVAFSSTARRLFPLRRMTEAGRQEALQAVNSLISNGGTNIAEGLRKGAKVIGDRKWKNSVASIILLSDGQDTYTITSPSGTHRRTDYKSLLPISLHQNGGTGFQIPVHTFGFGADHDAASMHSISEASGGTFSFIEAEGVIQDAFAQCIGGLLSVVVQELQVKVECVHRSLHIGSIKAGSYRTRIMGNARMGTVDVGDLYAEEERDFLVTVNIPVDRSVDQMSLLKVGCVYRDPITKDVVTLEGASQVTIQRPEVIGAQVVSMEVDRQQNRLHAAEAMAEARVAAENGDLARAVSVLDRCYKSLSETASAQAGDRLCVALCAELKEMQERMANRQVYETSGRAYVLSGLSSHSWQRATARGDSTDSTSLVQAYQTPTMVDMVTRSQTMLLGSPSSHRKLRQALSFPAARLEPR is encoded by the coding sequence ATGAAACCAGGACAGGGCCATGCTATTTTTACTGCAGAATGCTCGCATGCTTTCCACTTCCATTgcattacatctaatgtaaaaCATGGGAACCAGATTTGCCCAGTTTGCAGAGCAAAGTGGAAAGAAGTCCCCTTCCAAAATCCCACTTCTGATATTTCCCGCGGAAGACAAAGAATCAATGCAGTTGGCTGGCCTCGAGATGATGCCTGGATGACAGTTCTAAGACGGCTACCTCCTGCTCGGATAGATGCAAACCGACATATCTCATCGCTTTATCATGGCCAGGAACCACCTatatttgatgatgatgaaacCATAGGCCAGCAACGTGAGATTACTGAGAGAAGTGCATCTGCTAAAGATGATGTTGATGATCCTGATTCTGTGGGAACAGTAGATGTCAAAACATATCCAGAAGTTTCAGCTGTTTCAAGATCAGCCTCTCATGATAATTTTACTGTACTAATACATCTTAAGGCTCCTGTTACAAGTCAAAGGCAGAATAGCAGCAGTTATCATACTGAATTACCTGAAAATTCTCGTGCTCCAGTTGACCTAGTTACTGTTCTTGACGTTAGTGGAAGCATGGCAGGAACAAAGCTTGCTTTGCTAAAACGAGCTATGGGGTTTGTCATACAGAATCTTGGCCCTTCTGACCGACTCTCTGTCGTTGCCTTCTCGTCCACAGCCCGCCGCCTGTTTCCTCTTCGTCGCATGACTGAGGCTGGTAGGCAGGAAGCACTACAGGCGGTTAATTCCCTGATCTCTAATGGTGGAACAAACATTGCAGAAGGCCTTAGGAAAGGTGCCAAGGTGATAGGAGATCGAAAGTGGAAGAACTCAGTTGCCAGTATAATTCTGTTGTCTGATGGTCAGGATACATATACTATCACCAGTCCTAGTGGGACACATCGTAGAACAGATTACAAATCACTTCTTCCAATATCACTTCATCAGAATGGTGGCACAGGTTTCCAGATTCCTGTGCATACATTTGGGTTTGGTGCAGACCATGATGCTGCCTCAATGCATTCTATTTCTGAGGCTTCTGGGGGCACATTTTCATTCATAGAAGCCGAGGGTGTTATTCAGGATGCATTTGCGCAATGTATTGGAGGGCTGTTGAGTGTGGTAGTCCAGGAGCTACAGGTCAAAGTTGAGTGTGTTCACCGGAGCTTGCATATTGGTTCGATAAAAGCAGGTAGTTATCGAACCAGAATCATGGGTAATGCAAGAATGGGCACTGTTGATGTTGGCGACCTGTATGCGGAAGAAGAAAGGGATTTCTTGGTGACAGTCAATATTCCAGTTGATAGATCTGTTGATCAGATGTCATTGCTGAAAGTTGGATGTGTATATAGAGATCCAATAACAAAAGATGTGGTGACATTGGAGGGAGCTAGTCAAGTAACGATCCAGAGGCCTGAAGTAATTGGAGCACAAGTGGTGTCAATGGAAGTGGATAGGCAGCAAAACAGACTTCATGCAGCAGAGGCAATGGCCGAGGCTAGAGTCGCTGCTGAAAATGGTGATCTCGCTCGAGCAGTCTCTGTCTTGGATAGATGTTACAAATCATTGTCTGAAACTGCATCTGCACAGGCTGGTGACAGATTGTGTGTTGCATTGTGTGCTGAGTTAAAGGAAATGCAGGAAAGGATGGCAAACCGTCAGGTATACGAAACATCCGGAAGGGCTTACGTCTTATCAGGTTTGAGTTCACACTCATGGCAGAGAGCAACTGCACGAGGCGACTCGACCGATAGTACGAGTCTTGTGCAAGCTTACCAAACACCAACAATGGTCGATATGGTAACTCGATCTCAGACTATGTTGTTAGGGAGCCCATCATCTCATCGAAAACTTCGGCAAGCTCTGTCATTCCCGGCTGCTCGACTAGAACCAAGGTAA
- the LOC110612944 gene encoding exosome complex component RRP41-like isoform X1, which produces MASKPGSAPTTYTPTPTRKSRPPIFKDSDVDWVRPDGRGFHQCRPAFFRTGAVNAAAGSAYAEFGNTKVIVSVFGPRESKKAMMYSDVGRLNCNVSYTTFATPVRGQGSDHKEFSSMLHKALEGAIMLETFPKTTVDVFALVLESGGSDIPVVISCASLALADAGIMMYDLVAGVSVSCLGTNLVIDPILEEESCQDGNLMMTCMPSRYEVTQLTVTGEWSSAKMNEAMQLCLDACSKLATIMRSCLKEAASATQD; this is translated from the exons ATGGCCTCCAAACCCGGTTCAGCTCCGACCACGTACACTCCGACTCCTACTCGTAAATCCCGTCCACCCATTTTCAAAGACTCCGATGTCGATTGGGTCCGTCCTGACGGCCGCGGTTTCCACCAGTGCCGGCCTGCCT TTTTCAGGACTGGTGCTGTCAATGCTGCTGCTGGATCAGCTTATGCCGAATTCGGTAATACAAAGGTCATTGTATCTGT ATTTGGGCCCAGAGAGAGCAAGAAAGCGATGATGTATAGTGACGTTGGCCGGCTGAATTGCAATGTGAGCTATACAACTTTTGCCACCCCAGTCCGAGGGCAG GGATCAGACCATAAAGAATTTTCCTCAATGCTTCATAAAGCTTTGGAAGGTGCAATAATGTTGGAAACTTTTCCTAAGACAACTGTAGATGTTTTTGCATTGGTGTTGGAATCTGGTGGCA GTGATATTCCTGTTGTAATATCTTGTGCAAGCCTTGCCTTGGCTGATGCAGGGATTATGATGTATGACCTCGTTGCTGGAGTTTCAGTG TCTTGTCTTGGCACAAACCTCGTCATTGATCCAATTTTGGAAGAGGAAAGCTGTCAAGATGGAAACCTAATGATGACCTGTATGCCTTCTCGTTATGAGGTCACTCAGCTGACTGTTACAGGGGAATGGTCGTCTGCAAAAATGAACGAG GCAATGCAGCTTTGCCTTGATGCGTGTTCAAAGCTTGCGACGATAATGAGGTCATGTTTGAAAGAGGCTGCTTCTGCTACACAAGATTAG
- the LOC110612944 gene encoding exosome complex component RRP41-like isoform X2 — MSIGSVLTAAVSTSAGLPCFSIQWMRVNLMFYKQSFCVFRTGAVNAAAGSAYAEFGNTKVIVSVFGPRESKKAMMYSDVGRLNCNVSYTTFATPVRGQGSDHKEFSSMLHKALEGAIMLETFPKTTVDVFALVLESGGSDIPVVISCASLALADAGIMMYDLVAGVSVSCLGTNLVIDPILEEESCQDGNLMMTCMPSRYEVTQLTVTGEWSSAKMNEAMQLCLDACSKLATIMRSCLKEAASATQD, encoded by the exons ATGTCGATTGGGTCCGTCCTGACGGCCGCGGTTTCCACCAGTGCCGGCCTGCCT TGTTTCAGCATACAATGGATGAGAGTGAATCTCATGTTCTACAAGCAGAGTTTTTGTG TTTTCAGGACTGGTGCTGTCAATGCTGCTGCTGGATCAGCTTATGCCGAATTCGGTAATACAAAGGTCATTGTATCTGT ATTTGGGCCCAGAGAGAGCAAGAAAGCGATGATGTATAGTGACGTTGGCCGGCTGAATTGCAATGTGAGCTATACAACTTTTGCCACCCCAGTCCGAGGGCAG GGATCAGACCATAAAGAATTTTCCTCAATGCTTCATAAAGCTTTGGAAGGTGCAATAATGTTGGAAACTTTTCCTAAGACAACTGTAGATGTTTTTGCATTGGTGTTGGAATCTGGTGGCA GTGATATTCCTGTTGTAATATCTTGTGCAAGCCTTGCCTTGGCTGATGCAGGGATTATGATGTATGACCTCGTTGCTGGAGTTTCAGTG TCTTGTCTTGGCACAAACCTCGTCATTGATCCAATTTTGGAAGAGGAAAGCTGTCAAGATGGAAACCTAATGATGACCTGTATGCCTTCTCGTTATGAGGTCACTCAGCTGACTGTTACAGGGGAATGGTCGTCTGCAAAAATGAACGAG GCAATGCAGCTTTGCCTTGATGCGTGTTCAAAGCTTGCGACGATAATGAGGTCATGTTTGAAAGAGGCTGCTTCTGCTACACAAGATTAG
- the LOC110612943 gene encoding protein CNGC15b: MAITAAVGEIDAKTGKSLKDKVLCRVFSEDYERTRNKILDPRGQSIHQWSKIFLAACLVSLFIDPLFFYLPIANDDMCINIGLSLETTLTIIRSVVDVFYVIHIFVRFHTAYVAPSSRVFGRGELVIEPSKIAVRYLHKTFWIDVIAALPLPQILIWLIIPNLGGSMVTDTRTVLPFVILFQYLPRLYLIFPLTSQIVEATGVVTETAWAGAAYNLLLYMLASHVSGAIYYLLSVQREIDCWKSVCKVENCQNGYFDCHSVQDPARVAWLNSSNVTNICNPNNNFYQWGIYVTALQAGATSSAFPNKYFYSLWWGLQQLSSVGQNLNTSSYVGEIIFTIITSTQGLVLLSLLIGNMQRYLQATTMRLEEWRVKRNDTEQWMHHRQLPPELRDSIRKYDQYKWLATKGVDEEAILHGLPMDLRREIKRHLCFDLVRKVPLFDQMDETMLDAICERLKPALCTKGLFLVRESDPVNQMLFIIRGHLDSYTTDGGRTGFFNSCRIGPGDFCGEELLTWALDPRPSVTLPSSTRSVKAITEVEAFALIADDLKFVASQFRRLHSKQLRHKFRFYSHQWRTWAACFIQAAWRRHKKLKETAHLTVHEPGVPQRGSFWSSYAESLVASTRLSIKCKQKSGTDSGTVSSLEKPDEPDFFLHER, encoded by the exons ATGGCAATTACAG CAGCAGTCGGAGAAATTGATGCAAAGACAGGGAAGTCTTTGAAAGACAAGGTTTTATGCAGAGTATTCTCTGAAGACTATGAAAGGACTAGGAACAAAATCTTAGATCCAAGAGGACAAAGCATTCATCAATGGAGCAAGATTTTCTTGGCAGCCTGTTTGGTTTCATTGTTCATAGATCCTTTGTTCTTCTACTTGCCTATAGCAAATGACGACATGTGCATAAACATTGGACTCTCCCTTGAAACAACACTCACTATCATAAGATCAGTTGTTGATGTCTTCTATGTTATTCATATATTTGTCAGATTTCATACAGCTTATGTTGCGCCTTCTTCTCGAGTTTTCGGAAGAGGAGAGCTTGTAATAGAGCCTTCAAAGATTGCAGTTAGGTACTTACACAAAACATTTTGGATTGATGTAATAGCTGCCTTGCCTCTTCCTCAG ATATTAATTTGGTTAATCATCCCCAATCTTGGAGGATCGATGGTGACAGACACAAGGACTGTTCTTCCATTTGTTATCTTATTTCAGTACCTTCCAAGGCTCTATCTCATATTTCCTCTCACGTCACAAATCGTTGAGGCCACCGGTGTAGTAACAGAAACAGCTTGGGCTGGAGCCGCATATAATCTTCTGCTTTATATGTTGGCAAGCCAT GTCTCAGGAGCTATCTATTACCTTCTATCGGTTCAGAGAGAAATAGACTGTTGGAAAAGTGTCTGCAAGGTTGAGAATTGTCAAAATGGTTACTTTGATTGCCACAGCGTCCAAGATCCTGCAAGAGTTGCCTGGCTGAACTCAAGCAATGTCACAAATATATGCAATCCAAATAATAACTTCTATCAATGGGGGATATACGTCACTGCACTGCAAGCTGGGGCAACAAGCTCAGCATTTCCTAACAAGTACTTCTACAGTCTATGGTGGGGATTGCAGCAGCTGAG TTCTGTAGGACAAAATCTTAATACAAGCAGTTATGTTGGAGAAATCATCTTCACCATTATCACCTCAACTCAAGGATTAGTACTGCTCTCTTTGCTTATTGGGAATATGCAA AGATACCTCCAAGCAACAACCATGCGCCTAGAAGAGTGGAGAGTCAAAAGAAATGACACTGAACAATGGATGCATCACAGGCAGCTGCCTCCAGAATTAAGAGACTCCATCAGAAAATATGACCAATATAAGTGGTTGGCTACCAAAGGGGTTGATGAAGAAGCTATCCTCCATGGACTACCTATGGATCTCCGGCGAGAGATCAAACGTCACCTATGCTTTGACCTAGTTCGAAAA GTTCCTCTGTTTGATCAAATGGATGAAACTATGCTTGATGCTATATGCGAGAGACTTAAGCCTGCATTATGCACAAAAGGCCTGTTCCTTGTGCGTGAAAGTGATCCTGTTAACCAAATGCTCTTCATAATCAGAGGCCACCTTGATTCTTACACCACAGATGGTGGCCGCACTGGATTTTTCAACTCGTGCCGGATCGGTCCAGGAGATTTCTGCGGCGAGGAGTTGCTGACATGGGCTTTAGACCCGAGACCAAGTGTCACCCTTCCATCCTCCACACGCTCAGTCAAGGCCATCACTGAAGTAGAGGCTTTTGCACTCATAGCAGATGACTTGAAATTTGTAGCTTCACAATTTCGCAGGCTGCATAGTAAGCAACTTAGGCACAAGTTCAGATTCTATTCTCATCAATGGAGGACATGGGCTGCTTGCTTTATACAAGCTGCTTGGCGCAGGCATAAAAAGTTGAAAGAAACTGCTCATCTGACTGTTCATGAGCCTGGAGTTCCACAACGAGGATCATTTTGGTCTAGCTATGCAGAAAGTCTAGTGGCAAGCACTAGATTAAGTATCAAGTGCAAGCAAAAATCTGGGACAGATTCTGGTACTGTCAGCTCTCTGGA